In the genome of Deltaproteobacteria bacterium, the window TGAAGCGCGCCAGGGATCGCTCGGCGGCCCACGAGAGCAGCCGCGACGGCAGCCGCGAGCCGCGGTGAAAGTGGAATCCGTGTACCGTGTGGACGACGATCGGCACGGCGGCGGCCCGCGCGGCGAGCCGGCCCACGACGCCCGGGATGGAGCTGTGCGTGTGGACGAGGTCCGGCTTGCAGCGCCGGAAGAATCGCGCGAGACGCCAGGTCGCTCGCGCCAGCGCCGCGGGGTCGAGCCCGCGCGGCGTGTCGATGACGGCGACGGGAAGACCGGCGCGCCGGATCTGGTCCACGTGGTCGCCGGCGCTGCAGACGATCCAGCTCTCGACCGCGGGCGGGCGATGGAAGTGCCGCGCTCGATCGAGCAGGATCTCCTTGGCCGAGGCGGCCGTGTTGATCACGTCGACGATGCGAAGGGTGGCTGACATGGCTGCGTCACAGGCCCGCGCCGTTTCTGGTGGCCCACCAGTGCAGCGCGAACAGGGCCCAGAGCTCCTTCGAGCGATCGGCTCGGCGGGTCACGTGCTGCGTGTAGAGCGCGTCGACGGCGTCCCGCCGCACGCACGGCAGGAAGCGGCCCCCCGTGGCGATGACGTCACGGAAGAGGTCCCGGAGCTCGCGGCGGAACCACTCACCGGCGGGGGGCTCGAAGCCGCGCTTGCCCCGGCGGACGACCTCGGGGGGCAGCACGTCCCGGAACGCCTGGCGAAGAATGCGCTTGCCGCGCAGCGCGCCGATCTTCCAGCGGCCCGGGATCCGGAAGGCGTATTCGACCACCCGATGGTCCAGGAACGGAACGCGAACCTCGAGGGCGTTGGCCATGCTCGCCGTGTCGACCTTGGCGAGCATGTCCCCCGGGAGCCCGAGCCGAGTGTCGGTGTAGAGCATACGGTTGATCCGGTCGCCGTGGTCGAGCGCGCCGAAGCGCAGCGCTTCGGCCGCGAACAGGTCGGTGGCGGTGCGGCGGGGGCTCAGGTCCGGGACCAGCGCGCGCACCTCGGCTTCCCCGCACACCTTTGCCCAGCGCGCATACCGCCGCCCCGTGTCGGCGATGCCGCCGCCGTCGGCCAGCCGCCCGAGCCTCCGGACGGTCTCCTCGAGGCGATTCCCTCGGCCGGCGGGCGCGACCGACGCCGCCTGGCCGAGCAGCCAGACGAGAGGCCGTGGCGCCCATGCGGCGTACACTTCGCCCAGGTGCTTCGCGTAGCCCGCGAACAGCTCGTCGGCCCCGTCGCCGGACAGCACCACCTTGACGTGCCGGCGCGCCTCGCGGGCGATCTCGAAGGACGGCACGAGCGAGGGGTCGGCAAAGGGCTCGTCGAGGTGGTCGAGGGCCGGCGGCACGGCCGAGAGGATCTGGGCCCGCGTCAAGGGGATCTCGGTGTGGAGGCTGCCGATCCGTCTCGCCACCTGCCGGCTGAAGCGCGCCTCGTCGAAGATCGGATCCTCGGGGAACGTGACGGAGAAGGTGCTGAGCGGGCCGGCCGAGGCGGCGGCCAGGGTGCTGACCACCGAGGAATCGATGCCGCCGCTCAGGAACACGCCGACCGGCACGTCCGACACCAGGTGCTCGCGCACGGCCGCCGTCAGCAGGGCGCGCAGCTCCTCCGCGGCCGCCGTCCTCGAACGGAGCGGCGCTCCGGGCTCGAGGGTCCAGTACGGCCGCCGGCGCAGGCCGCGGGGGTCGAGGACGAGGAGCTCTCCGGGAGCGAGGCGATGCACGTCGCGGTAGATCGTGTCCGTCCCGGGGACGTACCCGCAGCTCAGGTAGTGCAGCAGCGCGTCCGGGTCGACCTCGCGCCGCGACATCCGGGCGGCGAGGAGCGCCTTGATCTCCGATGCGAAGCCGAACCCCCGGGGGCCCACGCTGCTGTAGAAGAGCGGCTTGATGCCCAGTCGGTCGCGGGCGAGCACGAGGCGCTCGAGCGTGCGATCCCAGATGGCGAGCGCGAACATTCCGTTGAGCCGCGCCACGGCGTCGGGTCCGTGCTCCTCGTAGAGATGGACGATCGTCTCGCAGTCGCTCGCCGTGCGGAACCGATGGCCCCGTGCCTCGAGCGCCACGCGGAGCTCGCGGTAGTTGTAGATCTCGCCGTTGCACACGACCCGCACGGAGCCCGTCTCGTTCTCGAGCGGCTGTGCGCCGCCT includes:
- the asnB gene encoding asparagine synthase (glutamine-hydrolyzing); the protein is MCGIAGLISVGTGPLDPGLVRRMTAALAHRGPDGEGWWTDGEAALGHRRLAIIDLEGGAQPLENETGSVRVVCNGEIYNYRELRVALEARGHRFRTASDCETIVHLYEEHGPDAVARLNGMFALAIWDRTLERLVLARDRLGIKPLFYSSVGPRGFGFASEIKALLAARMSRREVDPDALLHYLSCGYVPGTDTIYRDVHRLAPGELLVLDPRGLRRRPYWTLEPGAPLRSRTAAAEELRALLTAAVREHLVSDVPVGVFLSGGIDSSVVSTLAAASAGPLSTFSVTFPEDPIFDEARFSRQVARRIGSLHTEIPLTRAQILSAVPPALDHLDEPFADPSLVPSFEIAREARRHVKVVLSGDGADELFAGYAKHLGEVYAAWAPRPLVWLLGQAASVAPAGRGNRLEETVRRLGRLADGGGIADTGRRYARWAKVCGEAEVRALVPDLSPRRTATDLFAAEALRFGALDHGDRINRMLYTDTRLGLPGDMLAKVDTASMANALEVRVPFLDHRVVEYAFRIPGRWKIGALRGKRILRQAFRDVLPPEVVRRGKRGFEPPAGEWFRRELRDLFRDVIATGGRFLPCVRRDAVDALYTQHVTRRADRSKELWALFALHWWATRNGAGL